In one Deinococcus fonticola genomic region, the following are encoded:
- a CDS encoding aspartate:alanine exchanger family transporter — MLNILVENPTLTVFVVLLLGFLIGSVRIFGFSLGAAGVLFAGLLISALNADIKLDPIVYELWLALFVYTIALASGHHFVQSLNREGLRRNALVLGMLVAAAVLTLGMGRLLGLAPGQTAGLYAGSLTNTPALAGVIQAIGSREGVGDPVVTYSIAYPMGVIGVMLAIFFLEKAFRVNYGQEARDLHLASEELVSQSILVRENQSGSLLDLVKKNRWPILFGRISHEGKMELAEPGDVLQAGDIISVIGTPADVRQVTAALGTPHAESLAADRSQLDFRRIFVSNPQVAGRSLKELHFHNRFGATLTRVRRGDRDIVPNGDTILELGDRVRVVTPVERVQEVTRFFGDSYKHLSEINLLTFSLGLTVGLLLGAFPIPLPGGTTFQLGVAGGSLLVGLLLGALGRTGRLLWTIPYSANLTLRQFGLALFLAGVGLRSGSKFAAQIGSLQGLLMFLGGVILTGLTAALTLWIGHRLLKIPFSIATGVLSGLQTHPAVLGYAGERTGNEAPEIGYASVYPVAMIAKIILAQVILTLASRGM, encoded by the coding sequence ATGCTGAATATTCTTGTCGAGAACCCTACCCTGACGGTCTTCGTGGTTCTGCTGCTCGGATTCCTGATTGGCAGCGTCCGCATTTTCGGGTTCAGTCTGGGGGCCGCCGGCGTGCTGTTTGCCGGCCTGCTTATCAGCGCCCTGAACGCGGACATCAAACTCGACCCCATCGTGTACGAACTGTGGCTTGCCCTGTTCGTGTACACCATTGCTCTGGCCAGCGGCCACCACTTCGTGCAGTCCCTGAACCGCGAGGGTCTGCGCCGCAACGCCCTGGTGCTCGGCATGCTGGTGGCTGCCGCCGTATTGACGCTGGGAATGGGCCGCCTGCTGGGCCTCGCGCCGGGTCAGACGGCCGGGCTGTACGCCGGTTCCCTCACGAACACGCCCGCCCTGGCCGGGGTCATCCAGGCCATCGGCTCCCGCGAGGGGGTCGGCGATCCGGTCGTCACCTACTCCATCGCCTACCCCATGGGCGTCATCGGCGTGATGCTCGCCATTTTCTTCCTGGAGAAAGCCTTCAGGGTGAATTACGGCCAGGAAGCCCGCGACCTGCACCTGGCTAGCGAAGAACTGGTCAGCCAGTCCATCCTGGTTCGCGAAAACCAGTCCGGCAGCCTGCTCGACCTGGTGAAGAAAAACCGCTGGCCCATCCTGTTCGGCCGCATCTCGCACGAGGGGAAAATGGAACTCGCGGAACCAGGCGACGTGCTCCAGGCCGGTGACATCATCTCCGTGATCGGCACACCCGCCGACGTGAGGCAGGTCACTGCGGCACTCGGTACGCCGCACGCCGAATCCCTGGCCGCTGACCGCAGCCAACTGGATTTCCGGCGCATCTTCGTGTCGAACCCACAGGTGGCAGGCCGGAGCCTAAAGGAACTGCACTTCCACAACCGTTTCGGCGCCACCCTCACGCGCGTGCGGCGCGGTGACCGGGACATCGTGCCGAACGGCGACACCATTCTGGAACTGGGTGACCGCGTGCGCGTCGTCACGCCCGTCGAGCGCGTTCAGGAGGTCACCCGCTTCTTCGGAGACTCCTACAAACACCTCTCGGAGATCAACCTGCTGACCTTCAGCCTGGGCCTCACGGTGGGGCTGCTGCTGGGGGCCTTCCCCATTCCGCTGCCGGGCGGCACCACTTTCCAGCTGGGCGTGGCCGGAGGTTCGCTGCTGGTCGGGCTGCTGCTGGGCGCCCTGGGCCGCACCGGACGGTTACTGTGGACCATTCCCTACAGCGCCAACCTGACCCTGCGGCAATTTGGCCTGGCCCTGTTCCTGGCGGGCGTGGGCCTGCGCAGCGGCAGCAAGTTCGCCGCGCAGATCGGCAGCCTCCAGGGCCTGCTGATGTTCCTGGGCGGCGTGATCCTCACCGGCCTGACCGCTGCCCTGACCCTGTGGATCGGGCACCGGCTGCTGAAAATCCCCTTCAGCATCGCCACGGGCGTCCTGTCCGGCCTGCAAACCCACCCCGCCGTCCTCGGGTACGCTGGCGAACGCACGGGCAACGAAGCGCCCGAAATAGGCTATGCCAGCGTGTACCCCGTCGCCATGATCGCCAAGATCATCCTCGCGCAGGTCATCCTGACCCTCGCCAGCCGGGGCATGTAG